In one window of Labilithrix sp. DNA:
- a CDS encoding transporter, which translates to MRRALTLGLALAALFVSAPAAAIRPFITDDARVVGKGHLQLETYWRRDDLALQHWILPAIGPNDWLELTLGGVHGIGNISTREEGYDIAGPVAQAKVLLRETIPNRPPGFALSAGTVPPLGRGGFSAPGWTGFSYLAMTQAFFKEDDFLIHANIGLSAIAAKGFDPVKFTWGVGTQVETIYDFHLIGEVFSGDPYVAGAGAAYQVGFRIIFNDHLQLDGTYGRGFTGDSPMPPFFSSGFRVVSHELW; encoded by the coding sequence GTGCGCCGCGCGCTGACCCTCGGCCTCGCGCTCGCCGCGCTCTTCGTGAGCGCCCCGGCGGCGGCGATCCGTCCGTTCATCACCGACGACGCGCGCGTGGTCGGCAAGGGGCACCTCCAGCTCGAGACCTACTGGCGCCGCGACGACCTCGCGCTCCAGCACTGGATCCTCCCCGCGATCGGCCCCAACGACTGGCTCGAGCTCACCCTCGGCGGCGTGCACGGCATCGGCAACATCAGCACGCGGGAGGAGGGCTACGACATCGCCGGCCCCGTCGCGCAGGCCAAGGTCCTCCTCCGCGAGACGATCCCGAACCGGCCGCCCGGCTTCGCGCTCTCCGCCGGCACCGTGCCGCCGCTCGGCCGCGGCGGCTTCTCCGCTCCGGGCTGGACGGGGTTCAGCTATTTGGCAATGACGCAGGCCTTCTTCAAAGAAGACGACTTCCTCATTCACGCCAACATCGGATTATCGGCGATCGCGGCGAAGGGCTTCGACCCCGTCAAATTCACGTGGGGCGTCGGCACGCAGGTCGAGACGATCTACGATTTTCACCTCATCGGCGAGGTCTTCTCCGGCGACCCGTACGTCGCGGGCGCGGGCGCGGCGTACCAGGTCGGGTTCCGCATCATCTTCAACGATCACCTCCAGCTCGACGGGACGTACGGCCGCGGCTTCACCGGCGACTCGCCGATGCCTCCCTTCTTCTCGAGCGGCTTCCGCGTCGTCAGCCACGAGCTGTGGTGA
- a CDS encoding HAMP domain-containing histidine kinase — protein MPTSRVVLPAIFAGVVLSFVTATAFVHWELRAIDDAALEIADDSAPGIEHLAAARSDLRHLLLVLRREPVENAALVDARHVLDRSLDGYLTRPLLPGEEESWRDVRRSKDELDGMLRRLERDDADVDDVLPIVGDVSDAITEALEASAVRTRESALRIRHLRAQSSRVALALDVVCALLALLGAYLVQRFVRADREIAERRRQLQEERAAELEGFAGRVAHDILSPLGAIGFALDILGRTEDPKQRARVVERGTSSLERIQRLVNGLLEFARAGGRPAVGARADVARITADLVAELEPTVAEKRIALTTKQDADLVAACDPGVLTSLIANLARNAIKYIGNGNGNGNGEEPRIEIRARERGSAVRVEVADNGPGLARELHARVFDPYVRAPGTKEPGVGLGLATVRRLAEAHGGRAGVESEVGRGATFWFEIPRSPKAPAPAPASHYG, from the coding sequence ATGCCGACCTCGCGCGTAGTCCTGCCCGCGATCTTCGCGGGCGTGGTCCTCTCGTTCGTCACCGCGACCGCGTTCGTGCACTGGGAATTGCGCGCGATCGACGACGCGGCGCTCGAGATCGCCGACGACTCCGCGCCCGGCATCGAGCACCTCGCCGCCGCACGCAGCGATCTGCGGCACCTCCTCCTCGTCCTCCGCCGCGAGCCAGTGGAGAACGCGGCGCTCGTCGACGCGCGCCACGTCCTCGATCGCTCGCTCGACGGCTACCTCACGCGCCCGCTCTTGCCCGGGGAGGAGGAGAGCTGGCGCGACGTGCGGCGCTCCAAGGACGAGCTCGACGGCATGTTGCGGCGCCTCGAGCGCGACGACGCGGACGTGGACGACGTCCTGCCGATCGTCGGCGACGTGTCGGACGCGATCACGGAGGCGCTCGAGGCGAGCGCGGTGCGAACGCGCGAGTCGGCGCTCCGCATCCGGCACCTCCGCGCGCAGTCGAGCCGCGTCGCCCTCGCGCTCGACGTCGTGTGCGCGCTCCTCGCGCTCCTCGGCGCGTACCTCGTGCAGCGCTTCGTCCGCGCCGATCGCGAGATCGCGGAGCGGCGGCGGCAGCTGCAAGAGGAGCGCGCGGCGGAGCTCGAAGGCTTCGCCGGCCGCGTCGCGCACGACATCCTGAGCCCGCTCGGCGCGATCGGCTTCGCCCTCGACATCCTCGGCCGGACCGAAGATCCGAAGCAACGCGCGCGCGTCGTCGAGCGCGGGACCTCGTCGCTCGAGCGGATCCAGCGCCTCGTGAACGGCCTCCTCGAGTTCGCGCGCGCGGGGGGACGGCCCGCCGTCGGGGCGCGCGCCGACGTCGCGCGCATCACCGCCGACCTCGTCGCCGAGCTCGAGCCCACCGTCGCGGAGAAGCGCATCGCGCTGACGACGAAGCAAGACGCCGACCTCGTCGCGGCGTGCGATCCGGGCGTCCTCACGAGCCTCATCGCGAACCTCGCGCGGAACGCGATCAAGTACATCGGCAACGGCAACGGCAACGGCAACGGAGAGGAGCCTCGCATCGAGATCCGCGCCCGCGAGCGCGGCTCCGCCGTCCGCGTCGAGGTCGCCGACAACGGTCCCGGCCTCGCGCGCGAGCTCCACGCCCGCGTCTTCGATCCCTACGTCCGCGCGCCGGGCACGAAGGAGCCCGGCGTCGGCCTCGGCCTCGCGACGGTGCGCCGCCTCGCGGAGGCGCACGGCGGTCGCGCCGGCGTCGAGTCGGAGGTCGGCCGCGGCGCGACGTTCTGGTTCGAGATCCCGCGCTCGCCGAAGGCACCGGCGCCGGCGCCGGCGAGCCACTACGGCTGA
- a CDS encoding chloride channel protein has translation MLREGAGLTPLTWAVIFVVRGGGVRPHPFAPSKAASQWLLRQCHDWRRRSSITSGASRRGGCDVRSNILAALKRRANALLQWIGLGAAVGLACGGASAFFLTLLEHATQLRESHEQLVYTLPIAGLVIGFLYDRWGKPIKGGNNLVLDTMHESAPQIPFRMAPMVLLGTVLTHVFGGSAGREGTAVQMGASLADEIAHRARVGKETRRQLLAAGIAGGFGSVFGTPIAGTVFGMEVVSVGRIEYDAFLPALVASVVGDLVTRRLGIVHTPYPRLAHVELTGIVLGKLAVMAVAMALATIAFVELTHRLKHLLERKIRWLSVRMCVGGICVVVMWKLIGTSDYLGLGVPMIVRSFDDPSLPWFAFAAKLVFTSVTLAAGFLGGEVTPLFFVGATLGSVLARLLGLPIELGAGVGLAAVFGAAANTPIALSIMAVELLGAEAFPHVVIVSVIAYILTGHRGIYPAQRIQLRKHGGLLRRPVPLRDYRDSTAPPDS, from the coding sequence ATGCTGCGCGAGGGCGCAGGATTGACTCCGCTCACCTGGGCTGTCATCTTCGTCGTCCGAGGCGGTGGAGTCCGCCCTCATCCGTTCGCTCCCTCGAAGGCAGCGAGCCAATGGCTCCTACGGCAGTGCCATGACTGGCGCCGTAGGTCATCGATAACCTCCGGCGCTTCACGACGCGGAGGTTGTGACGTGCGATCGAACATCCTGGCGGCCCTGAAGAGGCGGGCGAACGCGCTCCTCCAGTGGATCGGGCTCGGGGCGGCGGTGGGGCTCGCCTGCGGCGGCGCGTCGGCGTTCTTCCTCACGCTGCTCGAGCACGCGACGCAGCTCCGCGAGTCGCACGAGCAGCTCGTCTACACGCTGCCGATCGCGGGCCTCGTCATCGGCTTCCTCTACGACCGCTGGGGGAAGCCGATCAAAGGCGGCAACAACCTCGTCCTCGACACGATGCACGAGAGCGCGCCGCAGATCCCGTTTCGCATGGCGCCGATGGTGCTCCTCGGCACCGTCCTCACCCACGTCTTCGGCGGCAGCGCGGGACGTGAAGGCACGGCGGTGCAGATGGGCGCGAGCCTCGCCGACGAGATCGCCCATCGAGCGCGCGTCGGCAAGGAGACGCGTCGCCAGCTCCTGGCGGCGGGGATCGCGGGCGGCTTCGGCTCGGTCTTCGGCACCCCCATCGCCGGGACGGTCTTCGGAATGGAGGTCGTCTCGGTCGGTCGCATCGAATACGACGCGTTCTTGCCGGCGCTCGTCGCGTCCGTCGTCGGTGACCTCGTCACGCGCCGGCTCGGGATCGTCCACACGCCGTATCCACGCCTCGCGCACGTCGAGCTCACCGGGATCGTCCTCGGGAAGCTCGCGGTCATGGCGGTGGCGATGGCCCTCGCGACGATCGCGTTCGTCGAGCTCACGCATCGCCTGAAGCACCTCCTCGAGCGAAAGATCCGTTGGCTCTCGGTCCGCATGTGCGTGGGCGGGATCTGCGTCGTCGTGATGTGGAAGCTGATCGGGACGAGCGACTACCTCGGGCTCGGCGTGCCGATGATCGTCCGCTCGTTCGACGATCCGAGCCTGCCGTGGTTCGCGTTCGCGGCGAAGCTCGTGTTCACGTCGGTGACGCTCGCGGCGGGCTTCCTCGGCGGCGAGGTGACCCCCCTCTTCTTCGTCGGCGCCACGCTCGGGAGCGTGCTGGCGCGTCTCCTTGGTCTGCCGATCGAGCTCGGCGCCGGGGTCGGCCTCGCCGCGGTCTTCGGCGCGGCCGCGAACACGCCGATCGCGCTCTCGATCATGGCGGTCGAGCTGCTCGGCGCGGAGGCGTTCCCGCACGTCGTGATCGTCTCGGTCATCGCGTACATCTTGACCGGTCACCGCGGGATCTACCCCGCGCAGCGGATCCAGCTGCGAAAGCACGGCGGGCTCTTGCGCCGTCCCGTCCCGCTCCGCGACTACCGCGACTCGACCGCGCCGCCCGACTCGTGA
- a CDS encoding response regulator transcription factor: MTTVSAQRSAILRAELFRDGFAETTCAIEMTEESVFVITELLPPLDHRVSVELSFPRIFRPLRLSAAVTQIRVSDGPGSPPGFVATFDFADERQRERAREVARRIRPVPGALANRELSVLLVEDNQLIRDTFAYAFERYFKQRSARLRLVQAATAEEAWRLARPDLDLLLVDHTLKASSGTDFVSRLRADTQLGLAFIVGMSGAGRAARQAMLDAGADLFLAKPIALKDLFCTLEFLIGAPPWSEYGAA; this comes from the coding sequence GTGACGACCGTGAGCGCACAGCGCAGCGCGATCTTGCGTGCCGAGCTCTTCCGCGACGGCTTCGCGGAGACGACGTGTGCCATCGAGATGACGGAAGAGTCGGTTTTCGTGATCACCGAGCTTCTCCCGCCTCTCGATCATCGCGTGAGCGTCGAGCTCTCGTTCCCGCGCATCTTCCGCCCGCTCCGCCTCTCCGCCGCCGTCACGCAGATCCGCGTCTCCGACGGTCCCGGCTCGCCGCCCGGCTTCGTCGCGACCTTCGACTTCGCCGACGAGCGGCAGCGAGAGCGCGCGCGTGAGGTCGCGCGGCGCATCCGCCCGGTCCCCGGCGCGCTCGCGAACCGCGAGCTCTCGGTCTTGCTCGTCGAGGACAACCAGCTCATTCGCGACACGTTCGCGTACGCGTTCGAGCGCTACTTCAAGCAACGCTCCGCCCGCCTCCGCCTCGTGCAGGCGGCGACGGCGGAGGAGGCGTGGCGCCTCGCGCGCCCCGACCTCGATCTCCTCCTCGTCGATCACACGCTGAAGGCCAGCTCCGGCACCGACTTCGTCTCGCGCCTCCGCGCCGACACCCAGCTCGGGCTCGCCTTCATCGTCGGGATGAGCGGCGCCGGAAGGGCGGCGCGCCAGGCGATGCTCGACGCCGGCGCCGACCTCTTCCTCGCCAAGCCGATCGCGCTGAAGGACCTCTTCTGCACGCTCGAGTTCCTGATCGGCGCGCCGCCGTGGAGCGAATACGGTGCCGCGTAG
- a CDS encoding response regulator transcription factor, whose product MPRRILLIDDSALVLDFTRAVLERAGYEVATATTVAAFEAERRRAAPDLIIVDVQMPEVFGDDLASALRGAYKVSSPILLLSSLDEEELARRAAEAEVDGWVTKKAGPDALLAKVKSVLGEA is encoded by the coding sequence GTGCCGCGTAGGATCCTCCTCATCGACGACAGCGCGCTCGTGCTCGACTTCACGCGCGCCGTGCTCGAGCGCGCCGGCTACGAGGTCGCGACCGCGACGACGGTCGCCGCGTTCGAAGCGGAGCGCCGGCGCGCCGCGCCCGACCTCATCATCGTCGACGTCCAGATGCCGGAGGTCTTCGGCGACGACCTCGCGAGCGCGCTCCGCGGCGCGTACAAAGTATCGTCGCCGATCCTCCTCCTCTCGAGCCTCGACGAGGAGGAGCTCGCCCGGCGCGCGGCCGAAGCCGAGGTCGACGGCTGGGTCACGAAGAAGGCCGGACCCGACGCGCTGCTCGCGAAGGTGAAGAGCGTCCTCGGCGAGGCGTGA
- a CDS encoding Hpt domain-containing protein, with translation MSAAEALPNDIVAQFRATTVERLGRIEEAWGSLAHGVATAENESELFHDVHTLKGEARLVGFADVVLIIQRLEDLLVAARRRRYRVNEDVDVLVTMAIQFARMLVRKRPGASNGGIDIGGFLKQIEDVLAEWPRQSEGPESNGAASMRPADGGKITVAIRQRLGGAATQIFLEMLVASDRIRLRRAWDTLVGELAGLDAVPLMPVARHHAASAKELAAELGKEVDVIVEGPDLRVGVEVLDTIHTSLLHCLRNAVDHGIEPPSARVAAGKPRRGNVCVKVRAETDSVAVIVQDDGGGVDLESIRDRAAKLGLLSAEDALAAPEATLLDLTFAAGFSVRESAGTVSGRGIGLDAVRAGIERLGGRIGIASTRGVGAIVSFEVPSTRRVVEVHRLPSTQAGLSFAIPTTWTVRSGKSDSYLDPVTVLALRRNEQTTPTVGQIVVTRDGEEHGLVIGGPVSRVAATRIAPTSPDEPLEVVAFGGEHLLLLRPEVFFTARGP, from the coding sequence GTGTCGGCAGCTGAAGCGCTCCCGAACGACATCGTCGCTCAGTTTCGAGCGACGACGGTGGAGCGCCTCGGACGCATCGAAGAGGCGTGGGGCTCGCTCGCGCACGGCGTCGCGACGGCGGAGAACGAGTCGGAGCTGTTCCACGACGTCCACACGCTGAAGGGCGAGGCCCGCCTCGTCGGGTTCGCCGACGTCGTCCTGATCATCCAGCGGCTCGAGGACCTCCTCGTCGCCGCGCGCCGCCGCCGCTACCGCGTGAACGAGGACGTCGACGTGCTCGTCACGATGGCGATCCAGTTCGCGCGCATGCTCGTGCGGAAGCGCCCCGGCGCGTCGAACGGCGGGATCGACATCGGCGGCTTCCTCAAGCAGATCGAGGACGTCCTCGCGGAGTGGCCGCGCCAGTCGGAGGGCCCGGAGTCGAACGGCGCCGCGTCGATGCGCCCGGCCGACGGCGGCAAGATCACGGTCGCGATCCGGCAGCGCCTCGGCGGCGCGGCGACCCAGATCTTCCTCGAGATGCTCGTCGCGTCCGACCGGATCCGCCTCCGCCGCGCGTGGGACACGCTCGTCGGCGAGCTCGCCGGCCTCGACGCGGTGCCGCTCATGCCCGTCGCTCGCCACCACGCGGCGTCGGCGAAGGAGCTCGCGGCCGAGCTGGGGAAGGAGGTCGACGTCATCGTCGAGGGCCCCGATCTGCGCGTCGGCGTCGAGGTCCTCGACACGATCCACACGTCGCTCCTCCACTGCCTGCGCAACGCGGTCGATCACGGGATCGAGCCGCCGAGCGCCCGCGTCGCCGCGGGCAAGCCGCGCCGCGGCAACGTCTGCGTGAAGGTCCGCGCCGAGACCGACAGCGTCGCGGTGATCGTGCAGGACGACGGCGGCGGCGTCGACCTCGAGTCGATCCGCGATCGCGCGGCGAAGCTCGGGCTCCTCTCGGCCGAAGACGCGCTCGCCGCGCCGGAGGCGACGCTCCTCGATCTGACGTTCGCGGCCGGCTTCTCCGTGCGCGAGTCCGCGGGCACGGTGTCGGGCCGCGGCATCGGGCTCGACGCCGTGCGCGCAGGGATCGAGCGGCTCGGCGGGCGGATAGGGATCGCGTCCACGCGCGGCGTGGGGGCGATCGTGTCGTTCGAGGTCCCGAGCACGCGGCGCGTCGTCGAGGTGCATCGCCTCCCGTCGACGCAGGCCGGCCTCTCCTTCGCGATCCCGACGACGTGGACGGTGCGGAGCGGCAAGAGCGATTCGTACCTCGATCCAGTCACCGTGCTCGCGCTCCGGCGCAACGAGCAGACCACGCCGACGGTGGGTCAGATCGTCGTCACGCGCGACGGCGAGGAGCACGGCCTCGTCATCGGCGGCCCCGTCTCGCGCGTCGCCGCGACGCGCATCGCGCCGACGTCGCCGGACGAGCCGCTCGAGGTCGTCGCGTTCGGCGGCGAGCACCTCCTGCTCCTCCGCCCCGAGGTGTTCTTCACCGCGCGCGGCCCCTGA
- a CDS encoding serine/threonine-protein phosphatase translates to MNGEIQQHLDRLRAFGGLRRELRVLEDLEGIARVALRFAVDVLGCARAALYCAEKEDGDYVRLAVTDETRATPASIERSSPLGQALADAVWTTADPIVTAFGEGEPMAAAVALRGSAGQPLGALLVAGARLDEELLGELAFDVESVLAVRLIAQLRAEELAVLEIQERELVGLLRDVEARDEIIQRDLEEARRFQRQMLGTPPRIAGAAVEVVYTPLGLVGGDLYAVSAEDRRVRMFVADATGHGVRASLTTMFIKSGYEAVRRSAPDPASLLAALNETIAHTYRSAEMLFSAVCVDLDLDTGRLWIASAAHPPACIVRAGAPVLLEAGGAFLGLRPGMKFGLHEDRIAPGDGVYLYTDGFVEARKGQEQFGDERFQAAIVDAHVRGEKAGAAVLAAVTEFLAGGALEDDGTFVGLRFGVEDDSVPSVRSV, encoded by the coding sequence GTGAACGGGGAGATCCAACAACACCTCGACCGCCTGCGCGCCTTCGGCGGGCTCCGCCGCGAGCTGCGCGTGCTCGAGGACCTGGAAGGGATCGCGCGCGTGGCCCTCCGCTTCGCGGTCGACGTGCTCGGCTGCGCGCGCGCCGCGCTGTATTGCGCCGAGAAAGAGGACGGCGACTACGTCCGCCTCGCCGTCACCGACGAGACGCGCGCGACGCCGGCGTCGATCGAGCGCTCGTCCCCGCTCGGACAGGCGCTCGCGGACGCGGTGTGGACGACCGCCGATCCGATCGTGACCGCGTTCGGGGAAGGGGAGCCGATGGCCGCCGCCGTCGCGCTCCGCGGCTCGGCGGGGCAGCCGCTCGGCGCGCTCCTCGTCGCCGGCGCGCGCCTCGACGAGGAGCTCCTCGGCGAGCTCGCCTTCGACGTCGAGAGCGTCCTCGCGGTGCGCCTCATCGCGCAGCTCCGCGCGGAGGAGCTCGCGGTGCTCGAGATCCAGGAGCGCGAGCTCGTCGGCCTCTTGCGCGACGTCGAGGCGCGCGACGAGATCATCCAGCGCGATCTCGAAGAAGCGCGCCGCTTCCAGCGCCAGATGCTGGGGACGCCGCCGCGGATCGCGGGGGCGGCGGTCGAGGTCGTGTACACGCCGCTCGGCCTCGTCGGCGGCGACCTCTACGCCGTGTCGGCGGAGGACCGTCGCGTGCGCATGTTCGTCGCCGACGCGACGGGGCACGGCGTCCGCGCGTCGCTCACGACGATGTTCATCAAGAGCGGCTACGAGGCGGTCCGCCGCTCGGCGCCGGATCCGGCCTCGCTCCTCGCCGCGCTGAACGAGACGATCGCCCACACCTACCGCAGCGCGGAGATGCTCTTCTCCGCGGTGTGCGTCGATCTCGACCTCGACACCGGGCGCCTGTGGATCGCGTCCGCCGCGCACCCGCCCGCATGCATCGTCCGCGCCGGCGCGCCGGTCCTCCTCGAGGCCGGCGGCGCGTTCCTCGGGCTCCGGCCCGGCATGAAGTTTGGCCTCCACGAGGATCGGATCGCGCCGGGAGATGGGGTCTACCTCTATACCGATGGATTCGTCGAAGCTCGAAAGGGGCAGGAGCAGTTCGGCGACGAGCGCTTCCAGGCCGCGATCGTGGACGCGCACGTCCGCGGAGAGAAGGCCGGCGCCGCGGTGCTGGCCGCGGTGACGGAGTTCCTCGCCGGTGGTGCGCTCGAGGACGACGGCACCTTCGTCGGCCTGCGTTTCGGGGTGGAGGACGACAGTGTGCCGAGCGTCCGGAGCGTCTGA
- a CDS encoding anti-sigma regulatory factor translates to MGPETIDIAIKMEGDIVRARGAGREMCRELGLSEINQVKVATAISELARNIFHYAQTGNIHLRKLASPRPGIEIVATDRGPGISDLKLVLSGTYQSRTGMGKGLLGARRLVDFFEVDTGPEKGTRVVLRKYAR, encoded by the coding sequence ATGGGGCCCGAGACGATCGACATCGCGATCAAGATGGAGGGGGACATCGTGCGCGCCCGCGGGGCGGGGCGCGAGATGTGTCGCGAGCTCGGGCTCAGCGAGATCAACCAGGTCAAGGTCGCGACCGCGATCTCCGAGCTCGCGCGCAACATCTTCCACTACGCGCAGACCGGGAACATCCACCTCCGGAAGCTCGCGTCGCCGCGCCCCGGCATCGAGATCGTCGCGACCGACCGCGGCCCCGGCATCTCCGATCTGAAGCTCGTCCTGAGCGGCACGTACCAGTCGCGCACCGGGATGGGGAAGGGCCTCCTCGGCGCCCGCCGGCTCGTCGACTTCTTCGAGGTCGACACCGGCCCGGAGAAGGGCACGCGCGTCGTCCTCCGCAAGTACGCGCGGTGA
- a CDS encoding response regulator: MSPRKILLVDDSALVRAVVAHALAAAGHEVASVEDPGKIDDAVAGGTPDLLLVDASYPGVTDDALVEVVSRHAARLPVVLFSDRPPCEVDALASRIGARGSVPKDGATLASRLAAFFSEAG; this comes from the coding sequence GTGTCTCCCCGGAAGATCCTCCTCGTCGACGACAGCGCCCTCGTCCGGGCCGTCGTCGCCCACGCCCTCGCCGCGGCGGGCCACGAGGTCGCCAGCGTCGAAGACCCTGGAAAAATCGATGATGCGGTCGCCGGCGGAACCCCCGACTTGCTCCTCGTCGACGCGAGCTACCCCGGCGTCACGGACGACGCGCTGGTCGAGGTGGTCTCCCGCCACGCGGCGCGCCTCCCGGTGGTCCTCTTCTCGGATCGCCCCCCCTGCGAGGTGGACGCCCTCGCGTCCCGCATCGGCGCCCGCGGCTCGGTCCCCAAGGACGGCGCCACCCTCGCCTCCCGCCTCGCCGCGTTCTTCTCGGAGGCCGGATAG
- a CDS encoding chemotaxis protein CheB, with the protein MTIRVVVVDDSSISRMVLRRILEADGDIQVVGEATNGFEALPKILEHKPNLVTMDIDMPGPSGLETIGRVMGTSPVPILVVTAERLGPDSDVGFRAIQSGALDFMAKPSIGDEESMKMLRQHVRVLADVPVFLHMEERHDASRTMRAGPIEEPPPFSLIAIAGGTGAPKSVATILEAIPPGISAPIVIVQQMPAKFGAAFVKYLQGATALRVRTVSATPHDCMPGEVIVGEPGAHVYFPRRGVVVSREGAPYAGALPSMTVMFRSIAETYGKDAVGVLLSGTGTDGLEGLAAMREAGALTIAESPDSAPVAELPAAALASGAATRALQAQMIASSLVSAMTDVGKKTTAPPSSDPAFAAELDVRMR; encoded by the coding sequence GTGACGATCCGCGTCGTCGTCGTCGACGACTCGTCGATCTCGCGGATGGTCCTCCGCCGCATCCTCGAGGCGGACGGCGACATCCAGGTCGTCGGGGAGGCGACGAACGGCTTCGAGGCGCTCCCGAAGATCCTCGAGCACAAGCCGAACCTCGTCACGATGGACATCGACATGCCGGGCCCGAGCGGGCTCGAGACGATCGGCCGCGTCATGGGGACGAGCCCGGTGCCGATCCTCGTCGTGACCGCCGAGCGCCTCGGACCCGACAGCGACGTCGGCTTCCGCGCGATCCAGTCCGGCGCGCTCGACTTCATGGCGAAGCCGTCGATCGGCGACGAAGAGAGCATGAAGATGCTGCGCCAGCACGTCCGCGTCCTCGCCGACGTGCCGGTGTTCCTCCACATGGAAGAGCGGCACGACGCGTCGCGCACGATGCGCGCGGGCCCGATCGAAGAGCCGCCGCCGTTCTCGCTCATCGCGATCGCGGGCGGCACCGGCGCGCCGAAGTCGGTCGCGACGATCCTCGAGGCGATCCCGCCGGGAATCTCCGCGCCGATCGTGATCGTGCAGCAGATGCCGGCGAAGTTCGGGGCCGCGTTCGTGAAGTACCTCCAGGGCGCGACCGCGCTCCGCGTGCGCACCGTCTCGGCGACGCCGCACGACTGCATGCCGGGTGAGGTCATCGTCGGCGAGCCGGGAGCGCACGTGTACTTCCCGCGGCGCGGCGTCGTCGTCTCGCGCGAGGGCGCGCCGTACGCGGGGGCGCTGCCGTCGATGACGGTCATGTTCCGCTCGATCGCGGAGACCTACGGAAAAGACGCGGTCGGCGTGCTCCTCTCGGGAACGGGGACCGACGGCCTCGAGGGCCTCGCCGCGATGCGCGAGGCCGGCGCGCTCACGATCGCGGAGAGCCCCGACTCCGCGCCCGTCGCCGAGCTCCCCGCCGCCGCGCTCGCCTCGGGCGCCGCCACGCGCGCGCTCCAGGCGCAGATGATCGCGAGCTCGCTCGTGAGCGCGATGACCGACGTCGGCAAGAAGACGACCGCGCCGCCGAGCAGCGACCCCGCGTTCGCCGCGGAGCTGGACGTGCGAATGCGCTGA
- a CDS encoding Hpt domain-containing protein gives MAWQRHRRIAQLLSEAGGESTELRSAASELHCLSGEASMLAFDGVADVARDAEAAARKGDRVRLRNLVEELRSEIEAVAEERAP, from the coding sequence ATGGCGTGGCAACGCCACCGTCGCATCGCCCAGCTCCTGAGCGAGGCCGGCGGGGAGAGCACGGAGCTCCGCTCCGCGGCGTCGGAGCTGCATTGCCTCTCGGGCGAGGCGAGCATGCTCGCCTTCGACGGCGTGGCCGACGTCGCGCGCGACGCGGAGGCGGCGGCGCGCAAGGGGGACCGCGTGCGGCTCCGCAACCTCGTCGAGGAGCTGCGCTCGGAGATCGAGGCCGTCGCCGAGGAGCGCGCGCCGTGA
- a CDS encoding STAS domain-containing protein, with protein sequence MSDHIAERLVDQVLDTIRDTGAEGLIIDLTGIWMVDSHLCAVLSRLAASARLMGADSIICGMNAQVAITLQTMGIDMGVVRTALTLEAAFKSLGIGRLDGHAPKGGPNKRPRPRTPRETR encoded by the coding sequence GTGAGCGACCACATCGCCGAGCGGCTGGTAGATCAGGTGCTCGACACCATCCGGGATACCGGGGCGGAAGGGTTAATCATCGATCTCACGGGTATCTGGATGGTCGACAGCCACCTCTGCGCCGTCCTCTCGCGCCTCGCCGCCTCCGCGCGGCTGATGGGCGCGGACAGCATCATTTGTGGGATGAACGCGCAAGTCGCGATCACCCTCCAAACGATGGGGATAGACATGGGCGTGGTCCGGACGGCGCTCACGCTCGAGGCGGCGTTCAAGTCGCTCGGGATCGGCCGCCTCGACGGGCACGCGCCCAAGGGCGGCCCCAACAAGCGGCCGCGGCCGCGAACGCCGCGCGAGACGCGCTGA
- a CDS encoding STAS domain-containing protein, whose product MPEAVDQNLSELMLERIADILIVVADVGSGDYSTRLKSNLPENHPLSTLYEGINQMIGSLAKEQERSATYQKELEEKLATIEIQRAAIRELSTPIIEVWAGVLCLPVVGVLDSTRSAEMTEALLSAIVEKKADCAIIDITGIQVMDTGTADHFLRMARAVRLLGAECLLTGINPAIAQTIIHMGVDLSGVLTHRTMRTALQRYITRYFSPDDD is encoded by the coding sequence ATGCCGGAGGCGGTCGACCAGAACTTGTCGGAGCTGATGCTCGAGCGAATCGCTGACATCCTCATCGTCGTCGCGGACGTGGGAAGCGGTGATTACTCGACGCGCCTCAAGAGCAACCTGCCCGAGAACCACCCGCTCTCGACGCTCTACGAGGGCATCAACCAGATGATCGGCTCGCTCGCGAAGGAGCAGGAGCGGAGCGCGACGTACCAGAAGGAGCTCGAGGAGAAGCTCGCGACGATCGAGATCCAGCGCGCGGCGATCCGCGAGCTGTCGACCCCGATCATCGAGGTCTGGGCCGGCGTCCTCTGTCTCCCGGTCGTGGGCGTGCTGGACAGCACCCGCAGCGCCGAGATGACGGAGGCGCTCCTCAGCGCGATCGTCGAGAAAAAAGCGGACTGCGCGATCATCGACATCACCGGCATCCAGGTCATGGACACCGGAACCGCCGATCACTTCCTCCGCATGGCACGCGCGGTCCGCCTCCTCGGCGCCGAGTGCCTCCTCACCGGCATCAACCCGGCCATCGCGCAAACCATCATCCACATGGGCGTCGACCTCAGCGGCGTCCTCACCCACCGCACGATGCGCACCGCCCTCCAGCGCTACATCACCCGCTACTTCTCCCCCGACGACGACTGA